One window of Nicotiana tomentosiformis chromosome 11, ASM39032v3, whole genome shotgun sequence genomic DNA carries:
- the LOC138901196 gene encoding uncharacterized protein, with amino-acid sequence MQRTLRVTKATEIESVELASYRLRDVAFNWYESWELSRGSTLSYVTLLVASKFGIEPELIEPFEMSTPIGDPVIARWVYKDRIVIVHSHSIVAYLIELDMVEFDVIMGMDWLASCYANVDCKSKMVLFQFSGEPIIEWKGNTALPRGLPPEREIEFVIDTLPNTQPISIPPYIIAPAELRELKEKLRDLLEKGFIRPITSQWGATVLFVRKKDGSLRMCIDYR; translated from the exons atgcagaggactttaaGGGTAACAAAGGCCACTGAGattgagtcagttgagctagcttcctatagacttcgggatgttgcatttaattggtacgagtcttgggagttgtctagAG gttccaccttatcgtacgtcactctgttggttgctagtaagtttgggatagaacctgagttgattgaACCTTTTGAGATGTCTACACCTATTGGGGATCCAGTTATAGCTAGATGGGTATATAAAGATCGTATAGTAATAGTTCATAGTCATTCTATAGTAGCATacctgattgagttagatatggtggaatttgatgttataatgggtatggattggttggcttcttgttatgctaacgttgattgtaaATCAAAGATGGTTCTGTTCCAGTTTTCAGGGGAGCCAATtatagagtggaaaggtaatactgcattgccgagag gccttccgccagagcgggagattgagtttgTTATTGACACATTACCAAATActcagccgatatctattcctccttatataattgcacctgcagagctgagagagttgaaagaaaaactgagggatttgcttgaaaaaggctttattagACCCATTACATCACAATGGGGAGCaactgtgttatttgtgagaaagaaagatggttccttgcggatgtgtattgattacagatag